From Canis lupus familiaris isolate Mischka breed German Shepherd chromosome 16, alternate assembly UU_Cfam_GSD_1.0, whole genome shotgun sequence, one genomic window encodes:
- the AOC1 gene encoding amiloride-sensitive amine oxidase [copper-containing] isoform X4 — MRPETLALGWAVAATLVLQALTTAKCTSQNLHGKARVFKDLSAQELKAVRRFLWSQEELRLEPSRTPTVAKNSVFLIEMLLPKKQNILRFLNKGGRPPVREARAVIFFGAQEHPNVTEFAVGPLPWPYYMRELPPRPGHRTTWTSRPITWAESVLLGQTLQKTTKPLHQFFLNTTGFSFQDCDSRCLTFTDVAPRGLASGERRSWFILQRSVEGYFLHPTGLELLIDHRSTDPQDWKVEQVWYNGKLYQSPEELARKYEEGQVDVVVLEDLPPKGQGGESTQEPPLFSSYKPRGEFPTPTTVNGPRQVQPQGPRYKLEGNTVHYGGWSFSFRLRSSSGLQILNVHFNCEHIAYEVSVQEAVALYGGHTPAGMQTNYIDVGWGLGSVTHELAPGIDCPDTATFLDALHYYDADDPVRYPRALCVFEMPTGVPLRRHFNSNFSGGFNFYAGLPGQVLVLRTTSTVYNYDYIWDFIFYHNGVLEAKMHATGYIHATFYTPEGLHYGTRLHTHLLGNMHTHLVHYRIDLDVAGTKNSFQTLQMKLENITNPWSPRHHLVQSTLKQMSYHRERQAAFRFGQTLPKYLLFTSPKENRWHHKRSYRLQIHSMADQVLPLGWQQERAVTWARYPLAVTKYRESEVCSSSIYNQNDPWDPPVVFEEFLHNNENIENEDLVAWVTVGFLHIPHSEDIPNTSTPGNSVGFLLRPFNFFPEDPSLASKDTVIVWPRDSGPNYVQRWIPEEDGDCLMPDPFSYNGTYRPV, encoded by the exons ATGCGGCCAGAGACGCTGGCCCTCGGCTGGGCCGTCGCCGCCACCCTGGTGCTACAGGCACTGACCACGGCCAAGTGCACCTCACAGAACCTGCATGGCAAGGCCAGGGTGTTCAAAGACCTGAGCGCCCAAGAGCTGAAGGCTGTGCGCCGCTTCCTCTGGTCCCAGGAGGAGCTGAGGCTGGAGCCCTCTAGAACACCGACGGTGGCCAAGAACTCCGTGTTCCTCATTGAGATGCTGCTACCCAAGAAGCAAAACATACTGAGATTTCTGAATAAAGGTGGAAGGCCTCCTGTTCGGGAGGCGCGTGCTGTCATCTTCTTCGGAGCCCAGGAGCATCCCAATGTCACCGAGTTTGCGGTGGGGCCCCTGCCATGGCCCTACTACATGCGAGAGctgccccccaggcctgggcacCGCACCACGTGGACCTCCCGACCCATCACCTGGGCAGAGTCTGTCCTCCTGGGCCAGACCCTGCAGAAGACCACCAAACCCCTGCACCAATTTTTTCTTAATACCACAGGCTTTTCTTTCCAAGACTGTGACTCTCGATGCCTAACTTTCACAGACGTGGCACCTCGGGGCTTGGCCTCCGGTGAGCGCCGCTCCTGGTTCATCCTACAGCGCTCTGTAGAAGGCTACTTTTTGCACCCCACTGGCCTGGAGCTCCTCATAGATCACAGGAGCACAGACCCCCAAGACTGGAAAGTGGAGCAGGTCTGGTACAATGGAAAGCTCTACCAGAGCCCGGAAGAGCTGGCTCGGAAGTATGAAGAGGGACAGGTGGATGTGGTGGTTCTGGAGGACCTTCCCCCCAAGGGCCAGGGCGGGGAGAGCACTCAGGAACCGCCCCTCTTCTCCTCCTACAAGCCACGTGGGgagttccccacccccaccaccgtGAACGGCCCCCGGCAGGTGCAACCCCAAGGCCCCCGCTACAAGCTGGAGGGCAACACAGTGCACTACGGCGGCTGGAGCTTCTCTTTCAGGCTGCGCTCCTCCTCGGGGCTACAGATCCTGAACGTGCACTTCAACTGTGAGCACATCGCCTATGAGGTGAGCGTGCAGGAGGCCGTGGCACTGTACGGAGGGCACACGCCTGCAGGCATGCAGACCAACTACATCGACGTGGGCTGGGGCTTGGGCAGCGTCACTCACGAGTTGGCCCCTGGCATCGACTGCCCGGACACGGCCACCTTCCTGGATGCCCTCCACTACTATGATGCCGATGACCCCGTGCGCTACCCGCGAGCCCTCTGTGTGTTTGAGATGCCCACAGGCGTGCCCCTTCGCCGACACTTCAATTCCAACTTCAGTGGGGGCTTCAACTTCTATGCCGGGCTGCCGGGCCAGGTGCTGGTGCTACGGACGACGTCAACCGTCTACAACTATGACTACATCTGGGACTTCATCTTCTACCACAACGGGGTGCTGGAAGCCAAGATGCACGCCACTGGCTACATCCACGCCACCTTCTACACCCCCGAGGGGCTGCACTATGGGACCCGCCTGCACACACACCTGCTTGGCAACATGCACACTCACTTAGTGCATTACCGCATTGACCTGGACGTGGCAG GCACCAAGAATAGTTTCCAGACCCTGCAGATGAAGCTAGAGAACATCACCAACCCCTGGAGCCCAAGACACCACCTGGTCCAATCAACCCTGAAGCAGATGAGTTACCACCGGGAGCGCCAGGCAGCCTTCCGCTTCGGACAGACTCTGCCCAAGTACCTGCTCTTTACTAGTCCCAAGGAGAACCGCTGGCATCATAAGCGCAGCTACCGGCTACAGATCCACTCCATGGCCGACCAGGTGCTGCCCCTGGGCTGGCAGCAGGAGCGGGCTGTCACCTGGGCCAG GTACCCCCTGGCAGTGACCAAGTACCGGGAATCAGAGGTGTGCAGCAGCAGCATCTATAACCAGAACGATCCCTGGGACCCACCTGTGGTCTTTGAGGAGTTTCTCCACAACAATGAGAACATTGAAAACGAG GACTTGGTGGCCTGGGTCACCGTGGGTTTTCTGCACATTCCCCACTCAGAGGACATCCCTAACACTTCCACACCGGGAAACTCCGTGGGCTTCCTGCTCCGGCCTTTCAACTTCTTCCCTGAGGACCCATCCCTGGCGTCCAAAGACACCGTGATTGTGTGGCCTCGGGACAGTGGCCCCAACTACGTCCAGCGCTGGATCCCTGAGGAGGATGGGGACTGCTTAATGCCTGACCCTTTTAGCTACAATGGAACCTACAGGCCTGTGTGA